Below is a genomic region from Xiphophorus hellerii strain 12219 chromosome 1, Xiphophorus_hellerii-4.1, whole genome shotgun sequence.
CAGTGGCGCCGAATTTGGCCCGGGCGGTGGACTGATTGCTTTGCGCTCCGTCCATTGCAAAGGGCATGAGTCCAGCTTGGTCCACTGTGATGCCTTCATTAACAGGAACTCCTTTTGCACCCATCAGAATGATGCTGGTGTGAAATGCTCTGGTGAGACATTGATCTGTTGACATAGTGTTGATTAGGAGTGGGAGCAGTTTAGTGGGGTGTAAACACATTAGAAGACATGGctggcaataaaaaaatacaggtCAAAGTAACAACATTGTGTTCAAAAATGCTAAGGACATctgcagttgaaaccagatgtttacacaTGCTGTGTGAAAAGACTTGTAATCTTGTTTCCCCCTCACTGTCTGATGGTAAATCAGACTAAATTCCCCCTGTTTTAGGTTGGTTAGGATTACCaaagttatttctatttgcctaacatcagaaaaaagagagagtgaGTTTATTTTACTTCCTTCACATTCAGAAGTatacacacatttgttttttattttgtagactTACCTTTTAAACTACATAAGTTGGGTCTTTTAGAGTTGCAAACCATGCAGAAGCTTCTCACAACAGTTTCCCTGGAATATTGGCCCCTTCCTCCTAACAGAGCTGCTGTAACAGAGTCTGGTGTGTAGGCTGCCTGGCTCACACACTTTTTATCTTTGCCAACAAATTTCTTGAGAATGAGATCAGGGTTTTGGGATGGCCATGGAAAACCCCCACTTCCCCAGTATAGTCTGTTACCTTTTTGCCACTTTCTAACTAATATTTATGTAGCTTTAGCAgggttttccccagaaaacttgctaagcccagcGGTCGCTAGGGCAGAAATTTGTCCGTGTTTTTGAGCTAAGTTTTTCAAAGTTggcaggaaatttgaaaatatcacttgataattatgtgttattggaagactaatacctgaacaccaactataaagtcaaatataaaaaaaattaaaataccgtaaataaacaatgcttagcttggtgggggcacaagtaaagcctggtggcccgccaggcttataatacagtGGTGGAAACCCTGGCATTAGGGTCAGTGTAGAGTAAGCACTAGACATTAGACTTCTTGACTTTTGTCTTGAGATGATGCTTTATTATTTCCTCATTATGTACTTAGCCTGTGAAATATTGGGatatttagttttgtctgatttaatgcCAGACAATGAGGATTCAAATGGTTATGCATCTTTTTACACAACACAGGTAAACATCGGGTTTAATCTGTAATCAGTGAactatgttgttgtttttctcacagGTACTCTAATGGAGCCCAGGCTCTCAGTGCTGTCACctcactttgtgttttctgctggGGAGTCTGTTCACTTCTACTGCAACATTCAACCACGTGACCGCGTCAGCAACGTCCACCTGTACAAGCACGGAGTCGAGACGCCACTGGTCACACAGAGCGCAGACCCGACCCAGATCGGAGTCAGCCTGGTTCTGTCTGATgtagaaacttttcagcaaggcAGCTACAGCTGCCAGTACAACATTAAGGGTGGTTTCCCTCCCCACCGGATCACATCTCCAACCAGCCATCCTGTTAACATTACTGTGGGTGAGTATTAATCTATGTCTTACTTATACAAGTATTTTAAtcctaatttttgttttttctatgaTGAACTTCCTTGAAAGTTTTTCCAGTTTATGTTACAACTGCaaatttctttgcatttttaggATTTTAGGTGATTGGACAAAGTCAGATTTATAACATAGAAGGAAACAATGTACGttttcagactttaaaaaatagaaatctgacaAAAAGCATACATTTGCAGTGAAACACATTGACAGTAACGTCTTTGAATAAAATCTAATGCAGttatttttgcttctgaagTTGCACAATTAGGAAATGAGGTCAGACTTTGTTGAATTTAATGTCAGTATAAATACTGATGTTTCCTTAAAGGCAACATCATCTTGTGTTTTGTTAAGTTAATAATCTAAGCTATTTAAAAGTGGTTCAACTTGTATATCTGTCCACACAAATGAATCTTCTGGCGCAATGTTTAACTCCTAAAAGGAACTCCTGGCTGTTTTGACGCAATCTGATTGGACGACATACTGTAGGTTTCAGTTTTGTGCAAGTCTGCCTCGTATGTGTTtatcatgtttaaaacaacgcTACTTTACGTTGTTGTTTGCATTTTCTTAACACAATATGGCggagataattattttttataaagacTCAACTGTGTGTACAAGATCTTGGCATGCTAAGCCATTAGCTTTTGCTTTTGCTCAGCTGAGATGAATACTTTTACAGAATATTGTTTGGTATTTTGTTGTGCAGCTTAACGTACTGTATGTATGAGAAACAATTTACCAATTTGTAATGCCAACTACTCATATCCTCAAAAAAGTTTGTACCTTATCTGTAattcattttccttgttttACTGGCAGTTGACCTCTTGACTCCCCATCACTGGTACAACACGTCCTCTGAGGCCCCGACCGGCTCCGTCATCAAAGGCGAGGGTTTTAACATCACCTGCTCCACCCCGCGCCAGTACCCCGGCGCCTCCTTCCAGCTCCGCCTGGTCCGCTCCAACGGCACGGTGCGCCAGTCGCTCCCGGCCGTCTCCCAGTCTGTTACTTTCACCTTCCCCAATGCCCAGAGCTCCAACGAGGGATACTATTACTGCCTGTATCGGGTCCAGCTGGACGGACGCACGTTTGTCTCCAGAGAAAGCCAGCCGCTACCTATAGCCATTAAAGGTAAGGCGGTGATGAACGCAAAAATGGGGAATCTTTGAGTTTTGAGAAATGACTCTGCCCACTTTCAGATCCTGACCCGCTGCTGAGCCCCATGGTgatcagctggctggtgtccgGGGTGACATTCGTCATATCCGTCATCATTATTTTTACTGTGGCGAAGGTAATGTGTAACAAGGAGAAGAAGCCCTCTGAATTAGAGCGGGAGACCAGAACCTGTGAGTCAACTTTACCATCAACAGACTAAATATATCTATAAATCCTTGTGTGATTTAGAGTGAAAGATGTTCTTCTCTTCACAGGTGTGGACAACACGTATGTTGCCTTATCAGTCAACAAGCTCTGATGGAGTCTGCAGATAACAGGTGCTTGTGCGCAAAATTTagcatgttttagaaatgtttaaatttgtaaatgttggatttttgtaAATGTCTGGATTTTACCTCATTGTGTTTAcataaattttaattattacacCTTATACTTGAAAAATTGAACCTAAAACATGTTAATCACACTACCTGACtgtttcattctttcattttaaCCCAAGCCCTTtaacatgctgcagctttaagttaaACAGTTAGCTAATGATAGCCATCAGGCAGCTCTGCGCTGGATAATCCCAAGAGCTGGACTGGATGTGACTATAGGGGCTAGTCCTTCAGTGTGACCTTTGACATTATTGCCCATTTTAAACAAGCTGTTGTTCTGATCCTCACTTCCTGTGATTGTGATATGAGCAGGAGCTCCatgtttctgattatttaaCTACAGCTCAGCTTAACACAGGTGATTTCCTGCTCCTAATAATCATGAGTTGCAAGGACTACCTTTGAATCTAGTAATAATTTCCTGGTATTTCTATTAAAGGGAGGAAAATATaggtaaatatatttataaactgCCATAATATGGTCCTTCATTTGATTTCAATATGGATTCTGCTTAATGAGGACCAAAAACTCATCTgaaaaactgttgaaatatTCTTTGATTTAATGCAGTCTAACTAGTTTAGCTCTTATTGTGTCTCTTATGGCACataaaaaaagttcaacttAAACCTAAAGTAATTTGTAAagaataattttcaaaatgtctgtaGATGTGAAAGGCGAGTTCAGACGTAACAAAATAATTACAGCAAAAGTTTCAGTAAAAGGTGATTCTAGAAATGATTAATCTTATAGATagctgacaaaatgtgagaatgtagaacaaacacaaatacattttcagagcagttggtaatttttttttttgcttattaaaTTAAGTGTTTAAATTTCTGTCCTTATTTGATCAGGTTTAACGTTTGGACATCCAGAAGGCTGGAGACGGCAGCAACTAGATACTTGCTGCTCGCCACCTGCTGGTGACTCCTGGAACCAGCTTACAACCGAGACTTCTATTCAGCACTTCCATTGGGAAGCAGTTTGAGACTGTACTggcttttttactcttactggaAAACAGTGGATGAGATTAATGTTCAGCACCATGTTATTGTAATGTGCAG
It encodes:
- the LOC116726165 gene encoding uncharacterized protein LOC116726165 produces the protein MLRFLRVVLTGLLGFLFDGVGAFGVGTYGGVRVVNGDHHCSGRVEVKLHEKWGTICDHDWDMQAASVVCSELGCGFAESASSGAEFGPGGGLIALRSVHCKGHESSLVHCDAFINRNSFCTHQNDAGVKCSGTLMEPRLSVLSPHFVFSAGESVHFYCNIQPRDRVSNVHLYKHGVETPLVTQSADPTQIGVSLVLSDVETFQQGSYSCQYNIKGGFPPHRITSPTSHPVNITVVDLLTPHHWYNTSSEAPTGSVIKGEGFNITCSTPRQYPGASFQLRLVRSNGTVRQSLPAVSQSVTFTFPNAQSSNEGYYYCLYRVQLDGRTFVSRESQPLPIAIKDPDPLLSPMVISWLVSGVTFVISVIIIFTVAKVMCNKEKKPSELERETRTCVDNTYVALSVNKL